TATCGGTGACGTCTACGGGCCGGACGAACGGCCGAAAGTGATGGGCTATCTGTCCAGCGTGTGGGGGTTTTCCGCCATTATCGGCCCGCTGCTGGGGGCGTTTATCGTCGAACATCTGCCGTGGGCGCTGGTGTTCTGGGTCAATCTGCCGATCGGCCTGCTGGCGATGGCGCTGCTGGGGCGCTACCTGCCGTCCGGCGAGCGGGTGCGCAACCACGCGCTGGACTGGGCGGGCACCGCCTGGATGACGCTGTTCGTCGCCAGCCTGCTGCTGGCGCTGCTGCAGGCGGATACGCTGGGGATAGGGATCGTGCCGATGCTGCTGCTGGCGGCGCTGTCGCTGTGGCTGCTGATTAGTCAGGAGCGCCGCGCGCCGGAGCCGCTGTTCCCGCTGGCGCTGTGGCGCAGCCGGGTGATCGTCGCCGGCAACGTCGGCGGCCTGGCGATCGGCGCGGCGATGATGGGCATCAGCGCATTTCTGCCCACCTTTATTCAGGGCGCGATGGGCGGTACGCCGCTGCAGGCCGGCACCACGCTGGCCCTGATGTCGATAGGCTGGCCGCTGGCCAGCACCTTCAGCGGCCGGTTGATGCTGCTGACCTCTTACCGCACCACGGCGCTGCTGGGGGCCGGGCTGCTGGTCGCCGGCGGGGCGATTTTACTGCTGTTACAGCCGGACGGCGGTCTGCTGTGGGGGCGGGTGGCGGCCTTTATGGTCGGCGCCGGCATGGGGCTGTGCAACACCACTTTTCTGGTGTCGGTGCAAAACGCCGCGCATCACAGCATCCGCGGCATCGCCACCGCCTGTACGGTGTTTACCCGCATGATGGGCTCGGCGATCGGCACCGCGATTCTCGGCGCGACGCTGAATATCAACCTGCAGCTGCGTTTGCCGCAGACCGCCGATCCGGTACAGCAGCTGATGGATCCGGCGCGGCGTGCGGCGCTGGATGCGGAAACGCTGGGGGCGTTGAGCCATCAGGTGGCGCTGTCATTGCACTGGGTATTTCTGGTTTCGGCGCTGGTGTCGCTGTGCGCGTTGGGTGCCGCGCTGCTGGTGCCGGCGCATCAGCGGCCGCAGAGCGAAGAAGGCGAGGCGGAGCGGGTCTGAAAGGAAGCGGGCGCAGCGTGCTGCGCCCGTGAACGGTTATTGCGGTGCGTTGGCATCCTGGCTGGTGCCGGTGGCCGCAGCATCGCTGCCGTCATCGCCGTTGGCGAGACGGGTGTAGACAATTTTCTGTGTGTCGTTTTCGCAATGGCCGACAACCTGGCCGCCGGCCTGTTCGGCCTGATCGTTAGGTACGATGTCCAGTTTGAAACCGGATTCCGGTACGCCGTTGGCGATAATTTTTTGCGAAATTTCCGCCTTCACGCTTTCGCATGAGGCAAAGGCCGCCAGCGGCGCCGTGGCCAATAACAGTGCACTCAGTATCAGCGCTTTTTTCATCATTCTGTCCTTGGTTGAGAATGAATTTCCTTTATCAGGATAGCAGTTGCCGATGTGAAAATTAACGCCTAAGCAGCGGCTGCAGGCGGTTTAAGGATTAATCCGACGGCCGGTGGTGCGGTCAAGACATTTCAGCGTTGACGGCTCCCAATAGGCGTTGACGTTCAGGCTGTCGTTACAGCGATCTTCATCGTCCGCCGCTCTGTCCAGCTTATCGAAGTCTTTCTCCACGCGGGTATTGACCTTGTGGCGCAGGTTGCGGGTGTCGTTCCACTGCTCCTTGCTCTGGCGCGCGTTTTCATTGGACATGGCGGTGCCGCCGTTGCCGTCAACGGTAACGCAGGTGCTGCCCTGGGTGCAGCTGGCGGCCAGCGCCGGCAGTTGCCAGGCGCCAGATAGCGCCAATGCCGCGACCGGCAGCATCCTGCGCAGCAGTCGTTGGGAGAAAAGTGATTTCATCTGGTTATCCTTATGAGTTAGTGTTGCGACGCCGGACGCGCCGCGGCTGCGGCGATCCGGCTCCTGACACGCGCTCGATGAGCGTTTGGTTAATAATAACACTGCGCACTTGCCGGACACCAGCCAGGCGCGCTTTTCGTTTACCTTTTAGAGAGCTCTGCACGTCATGCTAAAAACCACCTTGCTCTTTTTCGCCACCGCGCTGGCGGAGATTGTCGGCTGTTTCCTGCCGTATTTGTGGCTGAAAAAGGGGGCGAGCGCCTGGCTGTTGCTGCCGGCGGCGCTGAGTCTGATGGCGTTTGTCTGGCTGCTGACGCTGCATCCGGCGGCCAGCGGCCGGGTCTATGCGGCCTACGGCGGCGTATACGTGGCGACCGCGCTGCTGTGGCTGCGGGTGGTGGATGGGGTAAAACTGACGGCGTTCGACTGGCTGGGCGCCGGGGTGGCGCTGGCGGGAATGCTGATTATCGTGGCCGGTTGGCGTGCGGCCTGAGAAACGGCGGCAGACAGCGTCTGCCGCGTGAGGGTCAGGCGTCGCGGTGGACGCTCAGTCCGGCGAAGGACTGGCTGACCGGCATGATTTCCAGCGTATTGATATTCACGTGCGACGGCAGCGTTGCCACCCAATACACCGACTCGGCGATATCCTGCGGCGTCAGGGCGTTGGCGCCCTGATAGGTGCGGTCCACCTTGTCGTCGTCGCCTTTAAAGCGCACGTTGGAAAACTCGGTGCCGCCCACCAGGCCAGGTTCAATATCGGTCACGCGCAGGCGCGTGCCCTGCAGGTCGGCGCGCAGGCCGAGGCTGAACTGCTTGACGAACGCCTTGGTGGCGCCGTAAACGTTGCCGCCGGCGTATGGCCAGTTGGCGGCGACAGAGCCGATATTGATCACATGGCCGACGTTGCGTTCCACCATGGCCGGCAGCAGCTCACGGGTCATATTGACCAGCCCTTTGGCGTTGGTGTCGATCATGGTTTCCCAGTCATCGGCGTTGGCCTTGTGCGCCGGCTCCAGCCCCAGCGCCAGCCCGGCGTTATTCACCAGCACGTCCACCTGACGCCACTGCGCCGGCAGGGCGGCGATGGCCTGATGAATGGCGGCGCGGTTGCGCACGTCGAGTTGCACGGTATGCAGGGCGTCGCCCAGCTCATCCTTCAGGCTCTCCAGGCGATCGATACGGCGGCCGGCGGCAATCACCTGGTGGCCCTGCTGAACAAACTTACGTGCAATCGCCTCGCCAAAACCGGCGGTGGCGCCGGTAACAAAAATAATCATCCCTCTGTTCCTCAACTGTTTTTACCCATGTCTGCATCTATGATTAGCATATTCCGCGCCACGGCGGCAAAGGAAGATGTCGGTACGGCGCGGATTTGCCGTTGCGTGCTGCCGAGGAGTGCAATCAGCGGAGATTATTCGCTGAACGGCGGGATATGGTAAACCAGACAGTCGAATTTGATATTCTCCCGACGGCCGTTCAGCTCACCGCCCAGCGCCTCGGCCAGCCGGCGGCTGGGGATGTTCTGCTCCGCGACCGGATAGATAAAGTAGTGCGGCCGGTAACGCTCGCCGGCCCAGCGGGCAATCGCCTGCAGCAGTTCGCGGCCGTAGCCCTGATGGTGCTGGTCCTCTTTTACCCACAGCCCCAGCTCCGGCGTCGGCGAGCGCAGATTGCGTACGCCGCCTATACCGACAAACTGTTTATCTTCGCGTCGGCGGACGACAAAAAAGATCTCTTCCCCTTCACGCATCAACGGCAGCCAGCCCTGCCAGACCTCGGCAAACGCCTCGGCGGAGGGTTCCGGCTCAAAACTCATAAAGCGGGTCAGGGTCGGTGTAATCGCCTGGTAAACCTCATCGGCGTCGGCTGCGCTAAAAGGGGTCAGCAACAGCCGTTCGCTGTTTACGCGGCACTGAGAAAGGTCACTGTAAATCATTATTCTTACCTCGCTTTTCAGGCCCGAATGGCAAAATATCCGCCGGGCTGGCGCCGGGCGGATCGTCGATATTACGTGGATTGTCAGCCGATGCGAGCCCTTTTTATCCGCTGACGGATAAAAGGGCACAAAGCGTGCGGTTAACCGCGTTTTCCGCTCTCCGGCGCTGAGATAGGCGGCGTTTGCCGGCGGATTTCATTGCCGGCTTCGGCGGTCAGGCCGAAGCTGTCGACCACCGACAGCAGCGCAATACCGCCGATCACCACAAACGCCAGTTGGAAGTTGGCCAGCGGGATCGCATCGCCCGCCGGCGGGAACCAAATCTCCGCCAGCCGCAGAACCAGCGCACCTATCGCGATACCCAGCCCGCTGCCCATCTGCTGGGCGACGTTGAACAGCGTATTGGCGTCGTTCATTTTGCTTTGCGGCACTTCGGAAAACGCCAGCGTATTGAGCGCGGTGAACTGCATGGAGCGCGTCAGGCCGCTGACGAACAGCAGGGCGATAATCAGCCAGAATGGCGTCTCCGGCGTCAGCAGCGCGCAGCCGAAAATGGCGGCGGCATTGAGCAGGCCGTTGACCATCAGCGTGGTGCGGAAATTGAAGCGGTACAAAATGGCGGAGGTAAAGGGTTTCATCGCCAGGTTGCCGGCAAACACCGCCAGCACCAGCAGCCCGGCTTCAAAGGCGCTCAGGCCGAAACCGATCTGGAACAGCAGCGGCAGAAGAAAGGGCACCGCGCCGATGGCCAGCCGGAACAACGTGCCGCCCCAGATAGTGACCGCGTAACTTTTGACCCGCATCGCCCACAGGTTGATCAGCGGGGCGGCATGCCGTTTGGCGTGGCGCACCGCCAGCGCGCCGACCGCCAGGCTGGCGGCGATGCACAACAGCGGCACCAGCCAGGAGAGCTGCGGATGGTTGATTAAATCCAGACCGAACATCAGGCCGAAGCAGGCAACGCCGGTCAGCACAAAGCCGATGCCGTCAAACGGTGCGCGCTCCTGCTGCGCCTCATCCGGGATCAGCCGCCACGCCAGCGGCAGCGCCAGCAGCCCCAGCGGCAGGTTGAGAATAAAAATCCAGTGCCATGAGGCATAGGTGGTGATGAAGCCGCCGACCGGCGGCCCGAGGATCGGCGCCACCAGTCCAGGCCAGGTAATGGTGGCGATGGCTTTAATCAAACCGCTTTTATCGGTGTTGCGCAGCACCGCCAGCCGGCCCACCGGCACCATCAGCGCACCGCCGAAACCCTGCAGAATACGGGCGGCGGTAAAGGTGACCAGATCCGCGCTCAGCGCGCACAGCACCGAGGCCAGCGTAAAGATAACGATCGCCGCCGAGAATACGCGGCGCGCGCCAAAACGGTTGGCGATCCAGCCGCTGGCGGGGATAAATACCGTCAGCGTCAGGATGTAGGCAACAACGCCGATATTCATGTCCACCGGCTGCACGCCGAACGCGGCCGCCATCTGCGGCAGCGCGGTGACAATCACCGTACCGTCGAGGTTCTCCATAAAAAATGCGCCCGCCACCAGCAGCGGCAGCGCGCCGACGCGTGAAAAAACACTCATAACAGAGCGTCCAGAGTAAAACAGCGGCGATTTTCCGGCATAACGACAACCCAGTGGCGTAGATATTGGTACAGACAAGAGGGTGAGCATAGCGCAATGCGCCATTGTTAAAAAGTGGTTAATAAAGTGAAGGCATCTTTTGAGAATTACCGTAAATGTGAATGCCGGATGGTTGAGGATCGCATGGCAAGCCGGCCTGCCGCTGCGGGCGTGAGCGGGGTTGCCGCTGTCTGCATGCTGATGGTGCAGCGCCGGGAACATGTGGCTTAACTGAACAGAAATGCTAACGCATTGGCTAAAGGCTAATGCGCATAGCCATTGGCTGGGCGGCAAAAATAATCGTTGCGCAACAATGGTGCAGCGCAATATCGCATTAATAAAGGCAAACGGTTGCTATTTGGCCGCAACCGTTTGCCTGTGCGAGGGATATTTAGCCTGCAATTTTACATAAAATGAAAAATTAACTAATTCATTGTTTTAAATGTTTTTATTCTATTTCCGGCATGCTGGCATGGCGATTGCTATCTTTAATTTATCGCCTGTAATTGATGATAAATGCGCCATGCATTAACCGGTGAAATATTTATCGCCGCCGGTTGCGCTATGCGCGCCAGAAAAATAGGAACAGCATTATGAGCATGTCATTTACCCACGCCATTCGTGGCAATTTTTTCGATATTGCCGCCTGCGTGGAACAGCCGGAGCAACTCGGCGCCCAACTGCGGCACCTGCCGGACGGTCTGCTGCTGCTGAATCAGGGGCGCATCGCCTGGTTCGGCGAGTGGCAACAGGGCGCAGCGCTGCTGCCGGCCGGCACGGCGGTGACGGACTACCGCGATAAACTGGTGGTGCCGGGCTTTGTCGACTGCCACATTCACTATCCGCAAACTGAAATGATCGGCGCCTACGGCGACCAGCTGCTGGGCTGGCTGCAGCGCTACACCTTTCCGGTCGAAGGGCGCTTTTGCGACGCGGAGCATGCTGAGAATATCTCTGCATTTTTCCTGCAGCAGCTGTTGAGCAACGGCACCACCACCGCGTTGGTGTTCGCCACCGTGCATCCGCAGTCGGTCGACGCGCTGTTCACACAGGCAGCTGCGTTCAATATGCGGCTGATTGCCGGCAAAGTGATGATGGACCGCCACGCGCCGGAGGCGCTGCTGGAGACGCCGGCGCAAAGTTATCAGCAAACGCGGGCGCTGATCCGCCGCTGGCACGGTAAACAGCGGCTGGGCTATGCCCTGACGCCGCGCTTTGCGCCCACCAGCTCCCCGCAGCTGCTGGCGCAGGTGCAGCGCCTGCGGCAAGAGTTTCCCGACGTCTGGCTGCATACCCACCTGAGCGAAAATCGTGATGAAGTGGCCTGGGTGAAAGAACTGTTTCCGCAGCAGCGCAACTATCTGGACGTTTACCATCAATACGGGCTGACCGGTGAGAAAAGCGTCTTCGCCCACTGCCTGCATCTGGAAGACGCCGAATGGCAGTGCCTGTGCGATACCCGCTCATCGATCGCCTTTTGCCCGACCTCCAACCTGTTTCTCGGCAGCGGGCTGTTTAAGCTGCAGCAGGCCTGGCGGCGGAAGGTCCGGCTGGGCATCGGCAGCGACGTCGGGGCCGGCACCACCTTTAATATGCTGCAGACGCTGGGGGAAGCCTACAAAGTGGCGCAGTTACAGGATTACAAACTGGCAGCCGGCGAAGCCTTCTATCACGCCACGCTGGGCGGCGCGCGCGCGTTGGCGCTGGACAGCCATATCGGCAACTTTGACGTCGGTAAAGAGGCGGATTTTGTGGTGCTCGATCCGGCGGTCTCGCCGCTGCAACAGCTGCGCTACGCCAACAGCCGCACGCTGGATGAAGTGCTGTTTATGCTGATGACGCTCGGTGATGACCGCAACGTGTATCGCACCTATGTAGACGGCAAAGTAGTGTTTCAGGCGCCGCAGCGGCAGGAGGCGGCATGATCCAGTTTCTGCTGAACGATACGCTGAAAAGCGAACGGCTCGATCCTAATACCACGGTATTGCAGTATCTGCGCCGCCATCTGCGCCGCTGCGGCAGCAAAGAGGGCTGCGCCTCCGGCGACTGCGGCGCCTGCACCGTGGTGCTGGCAGAGGCCGACGGCGAGCGGCTGCGCTACCGCAGCGTCAACGCCTGCCTGACGTTTGTCAGCGCGCTGCATGGCAAACAGCTGCTGACCGTTGAGGATCTGCGCCATCAGGGGCGGCTGCATGCGGTGCAGCAGGCGATGGTGGACTGCCATGGCTCACAGTGCGGCTTTTGCACGCCGGGATTTGTGATGTCGCTGTTTTGCCTGCAAAAGAACAGCGACGGCTATCAGCGTGAGCAGGCTTTGCAGGCGCTGGCGGGCAACCTGTGCCGCTGTACCGGCTATCGGCCGATCGTCGCGGCGGCGCAGCAGGCGTGTACGGCAAAAACGCCGGATCAGTTCGACGCCCGACAGGCGGAGACGCTGGCGCGCCTGCGCCAGATCCCCGCCGCAGACGAGTCGACCGGCGACGGCAAACGCTGCCTGATGCCGCAAACGCTGGATCAGCTGGCGCAATGGTATGTGCAGCATCCGCAGGCGAAATTACTGGCCGGCGGCACCGATCTGGCGCTGGAAGTGACGCAACGCCACCAGGATCTGCCGCTGACCATCGCCATCGGCCAGCTTGCCGAACTGCGGCAGATTGAACGGGGCGCGCAGTTACGCATTGGTGCCGGCGTGACGCTGAGCGAACTTTACCGCGCGCTGGGGCAGGAGCATCCGGCGCTGGGGGCGCTGCTGCAGCGTTTTGCATCGCAGCAAATCCGCAATCAGGGCACGCTGGGGGGCAATATCGCCAATGCCTCCCCGATCGGCGACGGCGCGCCGCTGTTGCTGGCGCTGGATGCGGTACTGACGCTGCGCTGCGGTGCCCAGCGGCGTGAACTGCCGCTGGACGCCTTCTTTCTCGCCTACCGGCAGACGGCGCTGCAGCCGGGGGAATTTATCGAAAGCATCCAGCTGCCGGCGTCGATCCCGGCGGATTTCCGCATCTGGAAAGTCTCCAAACGGTTGGAGGATGATATTTCCGCAGTGTGCGGCGCGTTTAACCTGCAGATTGAAGACGGCAGGGTGCGCTCTACGCGCATCGCCTTCGGCGGCATGGCCGCCACGGCGAAACGGGCGGTCGCCTGCGAGCAGGCGCTGCTTGGCGCGCGTTGGGAGCACGCCAGCGTGGAGCGGGCGGCACAGGCGCTGACGCAGGATTTCACCCCGCTCAGCGACTTTCGCGCCAGCGGCGCCTACCGCATGTTGGTGGCGCAAAATTTGCTGCGCCGCTATTTCATCGCGCTGAGCGCGCCGGCCACCGTTATTGAGGTAACCAGCCATGAGTAAGCGACCCCAACCAGAACGCAGCCAGGCCGAGCTGGCCGCACAGTTTGGCCAGCCGCTGCGCGGCGGCGTCGGACGTAGCCAGAAGCACGAGAGTGCCGATAAGCACGTCAGCGGCGAGGCGCAATACATTGATGACCAGCTGGAGTATCCGCGGCAGCTGCATCTGGCTGCACGGCTGAGCGAGCGTGCACATGCGAAGATTGAGGCGCTGGACTGCGCCGCCTGCGCGCAGTT
The nucleotide sequence above comes from Serratia rhizosphaerae. Encoded proteins:
- a CDS encoding MDR family MFS transporter, giving the protein MTNDLFATRVAHRPLILIACMLAMFMSAIEATIVATAMPTIIADLGGFSLLGWVFAVYLLTQAITIPIYGRLADLYGRKRVFFFGAALFLLGSILCGFSPNMYWLIGFRLLQGLGAGAVMPIATTIIGDVYGPDERPKVMGYLSSVWGFSAIIGPLLGAFIVEHLPWALVFWVNLPIGLLAMALLGRYLPSGERVRNHALDWAGTAWMTLFVASLLLALLQADTLGIGIVPMLLLAALSLWLLISQERRAPEPLFPLALWRSRVIVAGNVGGLAIGAAMMGISAFLPTFIQGAMGGTPLQAGTTLALMSIGWPLASTFSGRLMLLTSYRTTALLGAGLLVAGGAILLLLQPDGGLLWGRVAAFMVGAGMGLCNTTFLVSVQNAAHHSIRGIATACTVFTRMMGSAIGTAILGATLNINLQLRLPQTADPVQQLMDPARRAALDAETLGALSHQVALSLHWVFLVSALVSLCALGAALLVPAHQRPQSEEGEAERV
- a CDS encoding MFS transporter, with the protein product MSVFSRVGALPLLVAGAFFMENLDGTVIVTALPQMAAAFGVQPVDMNIGVVAYILTLTVFIPASGWIANRFGARRVFSAAIVIFTLASVLCALSADLVTFTAARILQGFGGALMVPVGRLAVLRNTDKSGLIKAIATITWPGLVAPILGPPVGGFITTYASWHWIFILNLPLGLLALPLAWRLIPDEAQQERAPFDGIGFVLTGVACFGLMFGLDLINHPQLSWLVPLLCIAASLAVGALAVRHAKRHAAPLINLWAMRVKSYAVTIWGGTLFRLAIGAVPFLLPLLFQIGFGLSAFEAGLLVLAVFAGNLAMKPFTSAILYRFNFRTTLMVNGLLNAAAIFGCALLTPETPFWLIIALLFVSGLTRSMQFTALNTLAFSEVPQSKMNDANTLFNVAQQMGSGLGIAIGALVLRLAEIWFPPAGDAIPLANFQLAFVVIGGIALLSVVDSFGLTAEAGNEIRRQTPPISAPESGKRG
- a CDS encoding DUF1283 family protein; the protein is MKSLFSQRLLRRMLPVAALALSGAWQLPALAASCTQGSTCVTVDGNGGTAMSNENARQSKEQWNDTRNLRHKVNTRVEKDFDKLDRAADDEDRCNDSLNVNAYWEPSTLKCLDRTTGRRINP
- a CDS encoding GNAT family N-acetyltransferase encodes the protein MIYSDLSQCRVNSERLLLTPFSAADADEVYQAITPTLTRFMSFEPEPSAEAFAEVWQGWLPLMREGEEIFFVVRRREDKQFVGIGGVRNLRSPTPELGLWVKEDQHHQGYGRELLQAIARWAGERYRPHYFIYPVAEQNIPSRRLAEALGGELNGRRENIKFDCLVYHIPPFSE
- a CDS encoding DUF1161 domain-containing protein — protein: MKKALILSALLLATAPLAAFASCESVKAEISQKIIANGVPESGFKLDIVPNDQAEQAGGQVVGHCENDTQKIVYTRLANGDDGSDAAATGTSQDANAPQ
- the xdhA gene encoding xanthine dehydrogenase small subunit — protein: MIQFLLNDTLKSERLDPNTTVLQYLRRHLRRCGSKEGCASGDCGACTVVLAEADGERLRYRSVNACLTFVSALHGKQLLTVEDLRHQGRLHAVQQAMVDCHGSQCGFCTPGFVMSLFCLQKNSDGYQREQALQALAGNLCRCTGYRPIVAAAQQACTAKTPDQFDARQAETLARLRQIPAADESTGDGKRCLMPQTLDQLAQWYVQHPQAKLLAGGTDLALEVTQRHQDLPLTIAIGQLAELRQIERGAQLRIGAGVTLSELYRALGQEHPALGALLQRFASQQIRNQGTLGGNIANASPIGDGAPLLLALDAVLTLRCGAQRRELPLDAFFLAYRQTALQPGEFIESIQLPASIPADFRIWKVSKRLEDDISAVCGAFNLQIEDGRVRSTRIAFGGMAATAKRAVACEQALLGARWEHASVERAAQALTQDFTPLSDFRASGAYRMLVAQNLLRRYFIALSAPATVIEVTSHE
- the guaD gene encoding guanine deaminase, with the protein product MSMSFTHAIRGNFFDIAACVEQPEQLGAQLRHLPDGLLLLNQGRIAWFGEWQQGAALLPAGTAVTDYRDKLVVPGFVDCHIHYPQTEMIGAYGDQLLGWLQRYTFPVEGRFCDAEHAENISAFFLQQLLSNGTTTALVFATVHPQSVDALFTQAAAFNMRLIAGKVMMDRHAPEALLETPAQSYQQTRALIRRWHGKQRLGYALTPRFAPTSSPQLLAQVQRLRQEFPDVWLHTHLSENRDEVAWVKELFPQQRNYLDVYHQYGLTGEKSVFAHCLHLEDAEWQCLCDTRSSIAFCPTSNLFLGSGLFKLQQAWRRKVRLGIGSDVGAGTTFNMLQTLGEAYKVAQLQDYKLAAGEAFYHATLGGARALALDSHIGNFDVGKEADFVVLDPAVSPLQQLRYANSRTLDEVLFMLMTLGDDRNVYRTYVDGKVVFQAPQRQEAA
- the ydfG gene encoding bifunctional NADP-dependent 3-hydroxy acid dehydrogenase/3-hydroxypropionate dehydrogenase YdfG gives rise to the protein MIIFVTGATAGFGEAIARKFVQQGHQVIAAGRRIDRLESLKDELGDALHTVQLDVRNRAAIHQAIAALPAQWRQVDVLVNNAGLALGLEPAHKANADDWETMIDTNAKGLVNMTRELLPAMVERNVGHVINIGSVAANWPYAGGNVYGATKAFVKQFSLGLRADLQGTRLRVTDIEPGLVGGTEFSNVRFKGDDDKVDRTYQGANALTPQDIAESVYWVATLPSHVNINTLEIMPVSQSFAGLSVHRDA
- a CDS encoding YnfA family protein gives rise to the protein MLKTTLLFFATALAEIVGCFLPYLWLKKGASAWLLLPAALSLMAFVWLLTLHPAASGRVYAAYGGVYVATALLWLRVVDGVKLTAFDWLGAGVALAGMLIIVAGWRAA